Part of the Candidatus Omnitrophota bacterium genome, GATTTTTTCCGACCACGGGTCATCAGAGTTTATCACCGCCAGGCCTTTATCGCCGCAGCTCTCGAAGACTTTTTCAAAGAGCCGGCGTTTCGCCGCGGCGTAGTTTTCCATGCTCCCGTGCCAGTCGAGGTGCTCGCGCGAGAGATTTGTGAACACCCCCGCTTTAAATGTAAGGGCTTCGGCGCATTTCCGGTCCAGCCCCTGAGAGGACATTTCTATAAAGCAGCGCCGTCCTCCGCTTTTGACAAATTCCGCCAGCAGTCTTGATATATCCGCGGATTCCGCGGTCGTGTTTGGCAAAGTGAAAATTCGCTTGCCGAACCTGTAATTGACGGTGCCGAAAACCGCGCATGATTCGCCGGATGCTTTGACTATGCTCTCCAGCATATAAGTGACGGTTGTTTTTCCGTTAGTCCCGGTGATGCCGTACAAATCAATTTTTGTTGAAGGGAAGCCGTAAAAGGCCTCGGCCATGCGCGCCATGACCGTTTTTATATCCGTCACTTTGATTGACGGCACGCCAGCTTGGTGAGATCTTTGCGAGGCGACCGCTGATGCTCCTTTTTTCACGGCCTCCGGTATGAAGTTGTCACCGTCTGCGGCGCTTCCGGGCAAAGCGAAGAACAAATCCCCCTTTTTGGTCTGCCGGCTGTCATAAGAAACGCCTGTGATTTCAGCGTTGCCGCCGTATACCGCGGCCGTATCGATCCCCGATTTTAAAATAAGTTCGTCAAGTTTCATTCTTTTTTTCTCCGCCCCCGGCCGCGGCCGCCGGGGCTATTCCGTAAATATCTATGATCTCTTTTACTGTCTGGCGAAAAGCGTCCGCGCAAACGATACCGCCGTAGTAATGTTCCTGCGGTTCATCCAGAGCGATGAATATTACAAATTTCGGATCCTGTTTAGGGAAAAAACCGCCCAGCGACGAGAAATATGTTTTTTCGGAATATTTTCCGGCTTTTGTATCGAATTTCTGGGCGGTGCCGGTTTTCCCGCATATTTCCCACCCCTGTAATCTGACATTAACGCCGGTGCCTCCTTCCACCACCTGGAAAAGCATTTCTTTGACCGTATCCGATGTTTTTTTCGTTATAGCGCGGCGGATTCTTACGGGTTTTGTCTTGTGGACTTTTTTCCCGGAGGCTTCGATTATGCTCTCCAGTATACAGGGTTTTATCAGCACGCCGCCGTTAGCTATCACGGCGAAAGACTGCGCTATCTGAAGCGGCGTGGCTGCGATTTCCTGGCCGAAAGAAATGTAATTGAGGGAGGTGCTCTCCCATGTGTCGATTCTTTTGAGCAGCCCCCTGGCCTCACCCGGAAGTTTGATTCCCGTAGGGCATCCGAATCCGAAATCACGGGCCGCTTTGTACAGCGCGTTCCTGCCCGCGAGACTGCCCACCTTGCAGATGCCTATGTTAGATGAGAACTTTATGATATCACTGACAGTGAGCCAGCCGTAGGGGTCATGGTCGCTTATTTTGATTCCCGCGAATTCAAAGGAGCCGTTTTCGCAGAAAAATTTATCTTCAGGCGTCACAACGCCGTTTTCTATCGCCGCGGCTACCGTCACTATTTTGAAAGTTGAACCCGGCTCCACAGCGTCGGATATGATAGGATTTTTAAGCAGGCTGTCCGCGTCCGGGCCGGCCATTACGGCTGCGAGGATTTTTCCCGTGTGGGGTTCCATGACTATGCCGTAACCGCTGCGGGCCCTGTAACGGGAGACCGCCAGGTCGATTTGCCGGTAGAGAAATTCCTGCAGCCTGCCGTTTATGGTCAGTTTTACGCTGTCACCGCCGGCATGCAGCATATCGGGGTCATTGCTCAATAGCAGTTTTCCG contains:
- a CDS encoding penicillin-binding protein 2, whose translation is MPQSNARFTIISIFFALLFTALGLRIIYLHTVKKNVITSSRRAFGKVKKLRGNIITSEGNIIASSIRGKRIFLRKGEHLTGGEKALLARMETDLQFPDASASRQLLIKFLSPAETEALRQNPVAQKLEFIPAQKRIYLDSPVYSPICGFTNYENAGAGGLEYGYNKELEGGQGEIIEIDATGKLLLSNDPDMLHAGGDSVKLTINGRLQEFLYRQIDLAVSRYRARSGYGIVMEPHTGKILAAVMAGPDADSLLKNPIISDAVEPGSTFKIVTVAAAIENGVVTPEDKFFCENGSFEFAGIKISDHDPYGWLTVSDIIKFSSNIGICKVGSLAGRNALYKAARDFGFGCPTGIKLPGEARGLLKRIDTWESTSLNYISFGQEIAATPLQIAQSFAVIANGGVLIKPCILESIIEASGKKVHKTKPVRIRRAITKKTSDTVKEMLFQVVEGGTGVNVRLQGWEICGKTGTAQKFDTKAGKYSEKTYFSSLGGFFPKQDPKFVIFIALDEPQEHYYGGIVCADAFRQTVKEIIDIYGIAPAAAAGGGEKKNET